A genomic stretch from Dissulfurispira thermophila includes:
- a CDS encoding DUF1344 domain-containing protein encodes MKKAFSIIFLILFVVSMVGIATAKEKIKVKQITGDVAAVDAVAKSLTVKGKKAEITVTADEKALADIKIGDKVVVKYTEQDGKNIAKSIKKVADKAEKKGEEKKAEPAKPAKPAEQQKGKDVKKKKSIEGC; translated from the coding sequence ATGAAAAAGGCATTTTCTATTATATTTTTGATTCTCTTTGTTGTTTCCATGGTAGGTATAGCTACTGCAAAAGAAAAAATAAAAGTAAAACAGATTACAGGTGATGTTGCTGCAGTAGATGCTGTAGCCAAAAGTCTTACAGTAAAAGGGAAAAAGGCTGAAATTACTGTCACTGCTGATGAAAAAGCACTTGCTGATATAAAAATTGGGGATAAGGTGGTAGTGAAATATACAGAACAGGATGGGAAAAATATTGCAAAGAGCATAAAGAAGGTAGCAGATAAGGCTGAAAAGAAAGGCGAAGAGAAAAAGGCTGAACCTGCAAAGCCGGCAAAACCTGCTGAACAGCAAAAAGGTAAAGATGTAAAGAAGAAAAAATCTATAGAAGGGTGTTAA
- a CDS encoding sensor histidine kinase has protein sequence MLLLNMVEKFSFSLSLNKKLIIIMLFLSFILISVLLLLYSQSERTLFKELERQTIELTKAIQIGVEEVTASGSTDEARLSKYLKELNAKGVKEISIISNADEIVASSNPLKIGQPITHKRKELIIKAELGEPVSEEGSTYNVIVPVVAENTQYGYIHLKINKDDFSQLLKINALKRITATLFVFGIGIVMALILSKKYTQPIKEVVDAAMRVAAGDLNQHIPIKSRDEIGQLSESFNFMVQKLQQSRMLEDKLREAEHFSGLGHLSRNMAHEIRNPLNFISLSIDHIGEKYLPEDEENKKKFSNLLSGIKQEVHRLNKLVNDFLDYSRPIKLNIRRVKALELLEDVISLIWAKAEADGISIVKDYSVDIEINVDIDLFKSCVLNVISNAFHAMEKTQKKELLVKTEMDSKWFILSIKDSGIGVSQENLSRIFEPFFSTKQNGLGLGLPMTMRVMEEHGGKVEFYSSEGKGSEVRLILPLIIEEVSSLCL, from the coding sequence ATGTTATTATTGAATATGGTTGAAAAATTCTCTTTTAGCCTTTCTCTTAATAAAAAACTGATAATCATTATGCTCTTTTTAAGCTTTATTCTTATTTCGGTGCTTTTGTTACTCTATTCACAATCAGAAAGGACCCTTTTTAAAGAACTGGAAAGGCAGACAATAGAGCTGACAAAAGCTATACAGATAGGTGTTGAAGAAGTTACCGCATCAGGGTCTACAGACGAGGCAAGGCTCTCGAAATATCTAAAAGAACTCAATGCAAAAGGTGTTAAAGAGATATCTATAATAAGCAATGCAGATGAAATAGTTGCAAGCAGTAATCCATTGAAGATAGGACAACCAATTACTCACAAAAGAAAAGAGCTAATCATCAAGGCAGAACTGGGAGAGCCTGTTTCCGAGGAGGGAAGCACCTACAATGTAATAGTTCCTGTTGTTGCAGAAAATACACAGTATGGATATATTCACCTAAAAATAAATAAGGATGACTTTTCTCAGTTACTAAAAATAAATGCATTGAAACGAATTACAGCAACTTTGTTTGTCTTTGGGATAGGAATTGTTATGGCATTGATTCTCTCCAAAAAATACACTCAGCCTATAAAAGAGGTGGTCGATGCAGCAATGAGAGTAGCAGCCGGGGACCTTAATCAGCATATACCTATCAAGAGCAGAGATGAAATTGGACAACTCTCGGAAAGCTTTAACTTTATGGTGCAAAAACTACAACAAAGTCGCATGCTGGAAGATAAATTGAGAGAGGCAGAACATTTTTCAGGACTCGGACATCTTTCGAGAAATATGGCACATGAAATCAGGAATCCTCTGAATTTTATAAGTCTGAGCATTGACCATATAGGCGAAAAATACCTCCCAGAAGACGAAGAAAATAAGAAAAAATTCAGTAATCTCCTAAGCGGCATAAAACAAGAAGTACACAGACTCAATAAACTGGTAAATGATTTCCTTGATTACAGTAGGCCGATTAAGCTTAATATTCGCAGGGTTAAAGCATTAGAACTCCTTGAAGATGTCATATCGCTTATCTGGGCAAAGGCAGAGGCAGATGGTATAAGTATTGTCAAAGATTATTCTGTTGATATTGAGATAAATGTGGATATAGATCTATTCAAGTCGTGTGTTCTAAATGTTATCTCAAATGCATTTCATGCAATGGAGAAAACACAAAAAAAAGAGCTTTTAGTTAAAACAGAAATGGATAGCAAATGGTTTATTTTATCAATAAAAGACAGTGGCATCGGGGTATCTCAGGAAAACCTTTCGAGGATATTCGAACCATTCTTTTCCACAAAGCAAAACGGTCTGGGGCTTGGCCTACCAATGACAATGAGAGTAATGGAGGAACACGGTGGAAAGGTGGAATTTTATAGTTCTGAAGGTAAGGGTAGCGAAGTAAGATTAATTCTGCCATTAATAATAGAAGAGGTTTCATCATTATGCCTGTAA
- the folK gene encoding 2-amino-4-hydroxy-6-hydroxymethyldihydropteridine diphosphokinase yields the protein MAIIYIGIGSNMGDRQANCMRAIDKLKDKGFTIKKMSSMYETKPWGLEEQPDFINMVVEAETVLLPEELLSTLKEVEEELGRQKTVKWGPRIIDLDILFYDDDIIDMQHLHIPHLLLHKRDFVLLPMVEIAPDKVHPVLKKNIRQLKEELNNA from the coding sequence TTGGCTATAATTTATATAGGAATCGGTTCGAATATGGGAGATAGGCAGGCTAATTGTATGAGGGCAATAGATAAATTAAAAGACAAAGGTTTTACTATAAAAAAAATGTCTTCTATGTATGAGACAAAACCATGGGGGTTGGAAGAACAGCCTGATTTTATAAATATGGTTGTAGAGGCAGAGACAGTGCTTTTACCAGAGGAGTTGTTGAGTACGTTGAAGGAAGTGGAAGAAGAACTGGGCAGACAGAAGACTGTTAAGTGGGGACCGCGCATTATTGATCTTGATATCCTGTTTTATGATGATGATATTATTGATATGCAACACCTTCATATACCACACCTGCTTCTCCACAAAAGGGATTTTGTCCTGCTTCCTATGGTTGAGATAGCACCTGACAAGGTACATCCTGTATTGAAAAAGAACATTAGGCAGCTCAAGGAGGAACTAAACAATGCTTAG
- the polX gene encoding DNA polymerase/3'-5' exonuclease PolX, whose product MKNQEIAKIFNEIADLLEIKGENPFRIRAYRKAAQNIEGLPKSIEDITTEEILKVPGIGQDLAGKIEEYLKTGRIKAHEELKQEIPEGLLTLLSVPGIGPKTSKMLYEKLKIKNIAELEKLASEHKLIGLPGIKEKTEENILKGIEMLKRGRERHPIGRVLPIANDIVEHLRKNAPVDKIDLAGSLRRCKDTIKDIDILVTSDNPKEVMRVFVHLPHVKDILMQGTTKSTVIIHEDIQVDLRVVEKDSYGAALAYFTGSKAHNIRLREMAMKKGLKINEYGIFRERDEKKIGGEKEDDVYKILGLPYIPPELREDQGEIGAAQEGRLPNLITLEDIKGDLHVHSKWSDGSHTFEQLIEAAKKLGYSYIAITDHSKGLGIARGLTEDRLLEQKKEIDAINKKLKGFKIIHGVEVDIRSDGSLDISDDVLKELDIVVASIHSGFKQSKKQLTHRLSSAIKNPYVSIIAHPTGRLIGERDAYDIDMEEIFSIAKKTKTAIEINAYPLRLDINDTYAKRAKELGIPIVIATDTHIINQFGYMRYGVSIARRGWLGKDDVLNTLDVDKLLKRLKPFK is encoded by the coding sequence ATGAAAAATCAGGAAATTGCAAAGATATTCAATGAAATTGCAGACCTCCTTGAGATAAAAGGAGAAAATCCTTTTCGCATAAGGGCATATAGAAAGGCTGCACAGAATATAGAAGGGCTGCCCAAAAGTATCGAGGACATCACTACCGAAGAAATCCTAAAGGTGCCGGGAATAGGCCAGGATTTAGCAGGAAAGATCGAAGAGTATCTAAAAACAGGCAGAATAAAGGCTCATGAAGAACTCAAACAAGAAATACCCGAAGGTCTGTTAACTCTGCTCTCTGTGCCAGGGATAGGACCAAAGACATCGAAAATGCTCTACGAAAAATTAAAAATTAAAAATATTGCTGAGCTGGAAAAACTTGCTTCAGAGCATAAATTGATAGGTCTTCCGGGCATAAAAGAAAAGACAGAAGAAAATATCCTAAAGGGAATAGAAATGCTTAAAAGGGGTAGAGAGAGACACCCTATAGGTAGAGTTCTTCCTATTGCAAACGATATTGTTGAGCATCTCAGAAAAAATGCACCTGTTGATAAAATAGACCTCGCAGGAAGTTTAAGAAGGTGTAAAGACACTATAAAAGACATTGATATTCTTGTGACATCTGACAATCCAAAAGAGGTGATGAGGGTATTTGTGCATCTTCCCCATGTAAAAGATATTTTGATGCAAGGCACTACAAAATCTACTGTAATAATCCACGAAGATATTCAGGTGGATTTGAGAGTTGTAGAGAAAGATTCTTATGGTGCAGCACTTGCTTACTTCACAGGCAGCAAGGCACACAATATAAGGCTCAGAGAAATGGCAATGAAAAAAGGGCTTAAAATCAATGAATATGGCATCTTTCGAGAAAGGGATGAGAAAAAAATCGGTGGTGAGAAAGAGGATGATGTTTACAAAATACTGGGGCTCCCATATATTCCACCAGAGTTGAGAGAGGATCAAGGAGAGATCGGAGCAGCACAAGAAGGAAGACTGCCAAATCTCATCACATTAGAGGATATTAAGGGCGACCTCCATGTACATTCAAAATGGAGTGATGGAAGTCATACATTTGAACAATTGATTGAGGCAGCAAAAAAACTTGGTTATTCATATATCGCAATAACAGATCATTCAAAAGGACTCGGCATTGCAAGAGGGCTAACAGAGGACAGGCTTTTAGAGCAAAAAAAAGAGATAGATGCAATTAATAAAAAACTCAAAGGATTCAAAATAATACATGGTGTTGAGGTAGATATCAGGAGTGACGGCAGTCTTGATATATCGGATGATGTACTCAAAGAGCTTGATATTGTTGTTGCATCAATACATTCTGGGTTCAAGCAATCAAAAAAACAGTTAACACATCGCCTATCATCAGCAATAAAAAACCCATATGTTAGCATCATAGCACATCCCACAGGGAGACTCATAGGGGAAAGGGATGCGTATGATATTGATATGGAAGAAATATTCAGTATTGCAAAGAAAACTAAAACAGCCATAGAGATAAATGCCTACCCTTTAAGGCTTGATATTAATGATACATATGCAAAAAGGGCAAAAGAACTTGGAATCCCAATTGTTATAGCAACAGACACCCATATAATAAATCAATTTGGTTATATGAGATATGGTGTATCTATTGCACGCAGAGGTTGGTTAGGAAAAGACGATGTACTAAATACGCTTGATGTTGATAAGCTTTTAAAAAGGCTTAAACCATTTAAATAA
- the hisS gene encoding histidine--tRNA ligase produces the protein MKYSALKGIQDILPPDIYIWQKIESIAKEIFHKYGFKEIRLPIIESTDIFIRSIGETTDIVEKEMYTFADKAGRSITMRPEGTAPAVRCYVEHHLYTLPSPQKFFYSGPMFRYERPQKGRFRQFYQVGVEAFGVSHPSMDAEIIAMLKNLLEGIGLKELHFELNSIGCDKCRPAYRNALLIFFRDKLSDFCPDCQRRYKINPLRILDCKVERCIELRQRTPLVTDYLCSECREHFEELIFRLQTLKIPYTLNPNLVRGLDYYTRTAFEVTSEHLGAQKAVAAGGRYDKLVEEFGGPQTPAIGFAIGMERIATLLKEKWTGECPAPKVFIATLGKEAEVEGFRIAEDIRAAGFWVELNHGGASLKSQLRKADRIGAELAFIIGENELKDKKVQWKNLKKSEQGEVEIKDILSILT, from the coding sequence GTGAAGTATAGTGCCCTTAAAGGCATTCAAGACATCCTGCCACCTGATATATACATCTGGCAGAAAATTGAATCTATAGCAAAAGAGATATTCCATAAATATGGTTTTAAGGAGATAAGGCTTCCAATCATAGAATCCACTGATATATTTATAAGGAGTATCGGGGAAACAACAGATATAGTCGAAAAAGAGATGTACACCTTTGCTGATAAGGCAGGTAGAAGCATTACCATGAGACCTGAGGGCACAGCACCAGCTGTGAGGTGTTATGTAGAGCATCATCTTTACACCCTCCCTTCACCTCAGAAATTCTTTTATTCAGGCCCTATGTTCAGATATGAAAGACCTCAGAAAGGTAGATTCAGACAGTTTTATCAGGTTGGGGTCGAGGCATTTGGTGTGTCGCATCCATCAATGGATGCAGAGATTATTGCCATGCTAAAAAATCTCCTTGAAGGTATAGGCTTAAAAGAATTACATTTCGAACTTAACTCCATTGGATGTGATAAATGCAGACCTGCCTATAGGAATGCACTTCTAATTTTTTTTAGAGACAAGTTATCAGATTTTTGTCCTGATTGTCAGAGGCGATATAAAATAAATCCTTTGCGCATTCTTGACTGCAAGGTAGAAAGGTGCATTGAACTCAGACAGAGAACTCCATTAGTTACAGACTATTTATGCAGCGAGTGCAGAGAACATTTTGAAGAACTGATTTTCAGATTACAGACACTAAAAATCCCTTACACCCTAAATCCAAATTTAGTGAGGGGACTTGATTACTATACAAGGACAGCATTTGAGGTAACAAGCGAACACCTCGGTGCTCAAAAGGCAGTAGCAGCAGGTGGAAGATATGATAAACTGGTCGAGGAATTTGGAGGTCCGCAAACTCCAGCAATAGGCTTTGCCATTGGAATGGAAAGAATCGCAACTCTGTTGAAAGAAAAATGGACAGGTGAATGCCCGGCACCAAAGGTCTTTATTGCTACACTCGGCAAGGAAGCAGAGGTAGAGGGATTCAGAATTGCAGAGGATATAAGGGCAGCAGGATTCTGGGTCGAACTCAACCATGGAGGTGCATCTCTGAAAAGTCAGTTAAGAAAGGCGGATAGGATAGGTGCTGAGCTTGCATTTATAATAGGAGAAAATGAATTAAAAGACAAAAAGGTTCAATGGAAGAATCTAAAAAAAAGCGAGCAAGGAGAAGTGGAAATCAAAGATATCCTATCAATTTTAACATAG
- a CDS encoding secondary thiamine-phosphate synthase enzyme YjbQ: MLRVLNIKSKAKTEFIDITDDIHETIKESGIKSGVCYIYAPHTTAGITINEGADPLVKRDILTTLNRLIPFEGDYQHMEGNSPAHIKTTLVGTSKFIVIEDGKPLLGTWQSVYFCEFDGPRHRRAIIKIIKGQD; the protein is encoded by the coding sequence ATGCTTAGGGTGTTGAATATAAAGAGCAAGGCAAAGACTGAATTCATTGACATTACAGATGATATCCATGAGACAATCAAGGAGTCAGGCATAAAGAGTGGAGTTTGTTATATTTATGCGCCGCACACTACAGCAGGAATTACCATAAATGAAGGCGCAGATCCGTTGGTAAAAAGAGATATCCTTACAACCCTCAACAGACTTATTCCATTTGAGGGTGATTATCAGCATATGGAAGGAAATTCCCCAGCTCATATAAAAACAACTCTTGTTGGTACATCTAAATTTATTGTGATAGAAGATGGCAAGCCACTTTTAGGCACATGGCAGTCAGTATATTTTTGCGAATTTGATGGACCAAGGCACAGGAGAGCTATAATAAAAATAATCAAGGGTCAGGATTGA
- a CDS encoding LL-diaminopimelate aminotransferase: MIKIELADRVKNLPPYLFAAIDKMKQKALSKGVDVIDLSIGDPDIPTPQHIIDAMKKAVDNPAHHRYPSYEGMISYREAVANWYRERFNVSLDPKTEVLSLIGSKEGIGHIPLAFVNPGDVVLVPSPGYPVYPVGTLFAGGESYIMPLKEDNGFLPDFKSIPEDKLEKAKLMFLNYPNNPTAAVAPKEFFKEAIELAAKYNIIICHDAAYSEIYYDHERPESFLGIEGAKDVGIEFHSLSKTYNMTGWRIGFAVGNKDVIFGLGKIKTNLDSGVFQAIQEASIIALQTDDAVLSGIRNIYQDRRDTLYEGLKGIGLEINKPKATFYLWTKVPKGFDSTTFVAHLLENAGVLGTPGVGFGAHGEGYIRFALTQSVERIKEAVERIRKEL; this comes from the coding sequence ATGATTAAAATTGAACTGGCGGATCGAGTGAAAAATCTGCCGCCATATCTTTTTGCAGCTATTGATAAGATGAAGCAAAAAGCTCTTTCAAAGGGCGTTGATGTTATAGATCTAAGCATTGGAGATCCTGATATCCCCACACCCCAGCATATTATTGATGCCATGAAAAAGGCTGTTGATAATCCTGCACACCACCGCTATCCGTCATATGAAGGAATGATATCTTACAGAGAAGCTGTGGCGAATTGGTACAGAGAGAGATTTAATGTATCTCTTGATCCAAAGACAGAGGTGCTATCTCTCATTGGCTCTAAAGAAGGCATTGGACATATTCCTCTTGCATTTGTAAATCCGGGTGATGTTGTCCTTGTTCCATCTCCCGGATACCCTGTTTACCCTGTTGGGACATTGTTTGCAGGTGGAGAATCCTATATAATGCCGCTTAAAGAAGATAACGGCTTTTTACCTGATTTCAAATCAATTCCAGAGGATAAACTGGAAAAAGCAAAGCTAATGTTTTTGAACTATCCAAATAATCCTACTGCTGCAGTCGCACCAAAAGAATTTTTCAAGGAGGCTATTGAGCTTGCAGCAAAATACAATATTATAATATGCCATGATGCAGCATATTCTGAAATATACTACGATCACGAAAGACCCGAGAGTTTTCTTGGTATAGAGGGTGCAAAAGATGTTGGGATAGAATTTCATTCGTTGTCCAAGACATATAATATGACAGGCTGGAGAATAGGTTTTGCAGTTGGTAACAAGGATGTGATTTTTGGTCTTGGTAAGATTAAAACCAATCTTGATTCAGGTGTTTTTCAGGCAATTCAGGAGGCATCTATAATTGCACTTCAAACCGATGATGCAGTATTGTCAGGGATAAGAAATATCTATCAGGATCGCAGAGATACACTCTATGAAGGCTTAAAAGGGATCGGGCTTGAGATTAATAAGCCAAAGGCAACATTTTATCTATGGACAAAGGTTCCAAAAGGCTTTGACTCCACAACATTTGTTGCCCATCTCCTTGAAAATGCTGGCGTGCTTGGCACACCTGGTGTGGGGTTTGGTGCGCATGGAGAGGGATACATAAGATTTGCACTTACACAGTCTGTTGAGAGAATAAAAGAGGCTGTAGAAAGAATAAGAAAGGAGTTATAA
- a CDS encoding sigma-54-dependent transcriptional regulator, producing MPVIIVIDDEHRQRDILQTILQDEGYEVHTAPSAEEGIKLIKTLNPDVVITDLKMGGMSGMQLIDAIPDNIVKPAIIIMTAYGTISSAVEAMKKGAFDYLTKPLEKDSIVLTVKNAIERMSLLKENIRLQDALFGKFKIEGIVGESKGMKAVMEVVKKVTPTSVTVLIQGESGTGKELIARAIHYNSPRRTCPFTAINCAAIPENLIESELFGYEPGAFTGATHRKIGIFESTDRGTLFLDEIGDLPPLMQTKILRVLQDKEVRRIGGKESIKVDVRIIAATNKDLEKEVLKGSFREDLYYRLKVVTVNIPPLRDRKEDIPLLVRFFIDKYNNEFGKRIKGVSSSSIKALMDYHWPGNIRQLESVIERAVLMSDTDIINLDDIKSELRFPLEKGFIDISIPDEGINFEELERELIKKAMAKANNVAAKAARLLGMSYKTFWYRLEKFNISSKEDIISSKKDKN from the coding sequence ATGCCTGTAATAATCGTTATTGATGACGAACATCGTCAAAGAGACATCTTGCAAACCATACTCCAAGATGAGGGATATGAGGTGCATACAGCTCCTTCTGCAGAAGAAGGGATCAAGCTCATAAAGACACTCAACCCAGATGTGGTTATAACAGATCTTAAGATGGGAGGAATGAGTGGGATGCAGCTTATAGATGCCATTCCTGATAATATAGTCAAACCTGCAATTATCATCATGACTGCCTATGGCACTATATCCTCTGCAGTAGAGGCAATGAAAAAAGGTGCATTTGACTATCTAACAAAACCACTCGAAAAAGATTCCATTGTTCTGACGGTCAAAAATGCAATTGAAAGAATGAGCTTATTGAAAGAAAATATTAGGCTTCAGGATGCCCTTTTTGGAAAGTTTAAGATAGAAGGAATAGTCGGTGAATCAAAAGGCATGAAGGCAGTTATGGAGGTGGTAAAAAAGGTAACGCCAACTTCTGTAACTGTGTTGATACAAGGTGAAAGCGGTACAGGGAAAGAATTAATTGCAAGGGCAATTCATTATAACAGCCCGCGGCGGACATGTCCGTTTACTGCAATCAATTGTGCTGCTATACCCGAAAATCTTATTGAAAGCGAGTTGTTTGGTTATGAGCCGGGGGCATTTACAGGAGCTACACATAGAAAAATTGGTATATTCGAATCAACAGACAGGGGAACTCTTTTTCTTGATGAGATTGGTGACTTACCACCTTTGATGCAGACAAAGATATTAAGGGTGCTGCAGGATAAAGAGGTCAGAAGAATAGGCGGGAAAGAAAGCATAAAGGTTGATGTGAGGATAATAGCAGCAACTAATAAGGACCTCGAAAAAGAGGTCTTAAAAGGTAGTTTCAGGGAAGACCTGTATTACAGACTTAAAGTAGTAACAGTGAATATTCCGCCTCTGAGGGATAGAAAAGAGGACATTCCTTTACTCGTAAGATTCTTTATTGATAAGTATAATAATGAATTCGGCAAGAGAATAAAGGGAGTAAGCAGTAGCTCAATAAAAGCACTTATGGATTACCACTGGCCGGGCAATATTAGACAACTGGAATCTGTTATCGAAAGAGCTGTTTTAATGAGCGATACAGACATAATTAATCTTGATGATATTAAGAGTGAACTAAGGTTTCCACTCGAAAAAGGCTTTATAGATATAAGTATCCCTGACGAGGGTATCAATTTCGAAGAACTCGAAAGAGAGCTGATAAAAAAGGCAATGGCTAAGGCGAACAATGTAGCAGCAAAGGCGGCTCGATTGCTTGGTATGAGTTATAAAACATTTTGGTACAGACTCGAAAAATTTAACATATCCTCAAAAGAGGATATAATTTCCTCAAAAAAAGATAAAAATTAA
- a CDS encoding YggT family protein: MFIFGNLVLAMAKVLDIVLDVYKWIIIISAIISWVNPDPYNPIVRFLYSVTEPALRPIRRVIGGRLGPIDISPLVVILAIIFIQKFLISSLMELGYKIKGGALI, encoded by the coding sequence ATGTTTATATTCGGCAATTTGGTTTTAGCCATGGCAAAGGTGCTCGATATAGTTTTAGATGTTTACAAGTGGATTATCATAATCTCAGCAATCATAAGTTGGGTAAATCCCGACCCATATAACCCGATAGTGAGATTCCTTTACTCTGTAACAGAGCCTGCTCTAAGGCCAATAAGAAGGGTCATTGGTGGAAGGCTCGGACCAATCGATATTTCTCCACTTGTAGTAATTCTTGCTATTATATTTATCCAGAAATTCCTTATAAGTTCTTTGATGGAACTGGGCTATAAAATAAAAGGAGGGGCTTTAATATGA
- the proC gene encoding pyrroline-5-carboxylate reductase: MIGFIGGGNMAEAIIKGFKSQGSGAKKDILVSEPREDRRKYLEKTYYVRTTSSNREAASLCNIIILAVKPQNMAAVLNEIADLITEDKTVVSIAAGITLSYLQSKLKTKKLIRVMPNTPAIVQEGMSVMSLCECFSDKDISLVRDIFMAVGKVLTLPEKYMDAVTAISGSGPAFIALFIEAMIAAGEKMGLSRNNALELVIQTLIGTARLLETGMPPERLREMVTSPGGTTAAGLKTFEEKGFKNIVYDAIYAAKNRAGDLSKL; this comes from the coding sequence ATGATAGGTTTTATCGGTGGTGGGAATATGGCTGAGGCCATTATAAAAGGATTTAAAAGTCAAGGGTCAGGGGCCAAGAAGGATATTTTAGTATCTGAACCAAGAGAAGACAGAAGAAAATATTTAGAAAAGACCTACTATGTAAGAACAACTTCAAGCAACAGAGAAGCTGCATCTTTGTGCAATATAATAATTCTTGCTGTTAAGCCGCAGAATATGGCAGCGGTCTTAAACGAGATAGCAGACTTGATAACCGAAGATAAAACTGTAGTTTCAATAGCTGCAGGGATAACCCTTTCATATCTGCAATCAAAACTAAAAACAAAAAAGCTCATCCGTGTTATGCCTAATACGCCAGCCATTGTGCAGGAGGGCATGTCTGTAATGTCTTTATGTGAGTGTTTTTCTGACAAAGATATTTCACTTGTTAGAGATATCTTCATGGCCGTGGGCAAGGTACTCACCCTTCCCGAAAAATACATGGATGCAGTAACAGCTATATCAGGAAGCGGTCCTGCTTTTATTGCATTATTTATAGAAGCTATGATAGCAGCAGGAGAAAAGATGGGGTTAAGTAGAAATAATGCATTGGAGCTTGTAATACAAACACTTATAGGTACTGCAAGACTTCTTGAGACGGGTATGCCGCCTGAAAGACTTAGAGAAATGGTGACATCTCCGGGTGGTACCACTGCAGCAGGACTAAAGACATTTGAAGAAAAGGGCTTTAAAAATATAGTATATGATGCAATATATGCAGCTAAAAACCGGGCAGGTGACCTGTCAAAGCTCTGA
- a CDS encoding DivIVA domain-containing protein — MRITPLDIQQKQFPMRFRGFDVDEVYSFLELVREELEELLRENASLKEQLNRADNQLQEYKNMEVTLRETLMTAQQMVEDYKTNARKEAELILKEAELKADNMIKEAQEKVVKIHEDIVDLKGIRRHFKEEIKRLIDSHLKMLEFDKEREGEESGEV; from the coding sequence ATGAGAATCACACCGCTTGATATTCAACAAAAGCAGTTTCCAATGAGATTCAGGGGGTTTGATGTTGATGAGGTCTATTCTTTCCTTGAACTGGTAAGAGAGGAACTCGAGGAACTCCTCAGAGAAAATGCATCTCTAAAAGAACAGTTAAACAGGGCAGACAATCAACTGCAAGAATATAAGAACATGGAAGTCACCCTCCGCGAGACACTGATGACTGCACAACAGATGGTTGAAGATTATAAAACAAATGCAAGAAAAGAAGCAGAACTCATTCTTAAAGAGGCTGAACTGAAAGCAGACAATATGATTAAAGAGGCTCAGGAAAAAGTCGTGAAGATACACGAAGATATTGTTGACCTCAAAGGAATCAGGCGCCATTTTAAAGAAGAAATAAAAAGGTTGATAGACAGCCACCTTAAGATGCTCGAATTTGATAAAGAAAGGGAAGGAGAGGAATCAGGTGAAGTATAG
- a CDS encoding YggS family pyridoxal phosphate-dependent enzyme, which produces MLIENISNILKKISHAAMRAGRSPDEVKLIAVTKTVSVEAIKEAVDAGLRIFGENRVQEAQKKIQSLKLEVQNSRIEWHLIGHLQKNKVKYAVQLFDLIHTVDSIELAEELNKQAEKIKKTQRVLVQIKLSEEETKHGIPEENLMPLLEKINELKNLKLEGLMTMPPYFEDIEGVRPYFKRLREIRDNINSLRIMHYALRELSMGMSNDFEVAIEEGATMVRIGTAIFGERSK; this is translated from the coding sequence ATGTTAATAGAAAACATTTCAAACATACTCAAAAAGATAAGCCATGCAGCAATGCGTGCAGGCAGAAGCCCTGATGAGGTAAAACTCATTGCTGTTACAAAAACAGTTAGCGTAGAAGCTATAAAAGAGGCTGTAGATGCAGGACTCAGAATATTCGGCGAAAACAGAGTTCAAGAAGCTCAGAAGAAAATCCAGAGCTTGAAGCTCGAAGTTCAAAATTCAAGGATAGAGTGGCATTTGATAGGACACTTACAAAAAAATAAGGTAAAATATGCAGTGCAATTATTTGATCTAATCCATACTGTTGATTCCATTGAGCTTGCAGAAGAACTCAACAAACAGGCAGAAAAAATAAAAAAGACACAGAGAGTTCTTGTTCAGATAAAATTATCTGAAGAAGAGACAAAACACGGGATACCTGAAGAAAATTTGATGCCATTGCTTGAAAAAATAAATGAACTAAAAAACTTAAAACTTGAAGGCTTGATGACAATGCCACCATACTTTGAAGACATTGAAGGAGTTAGGCCATATTTTAAGAGGTTAAGAGAGATAAGAGATAACATTAACTCGTTACGCATTATGCATTATGCATTACGCGAATTATCAATGGGCATGTCCAATGACTTTGAGGTGGCAATAGAGGAGGGAGCAACAATGGTGAGAATAGGAACAGCAATATTTGGAGAAAGGAGTAAATAA